In the genome of Gemmatimonadota bacterium, the window ATCCGGACATGGTGGGCCACACGGGTTCGCTCCCGGCGGCGATCACGGCCGTGGAGACGGTTGACCGGTGCCTGGGAGAGGTGATGGACGCGGTCCGCTCGGCCGGTGGCGGGGCGATCGTGACAGCGGACCACGGCAATGCGGAGATGATGGTCGACCCCGCCACCTCCGCGCCCCATACGGCGCACACGACGAATCCCGTACCGCTCATACTCGTGGACGATAAACGGGAACACGGACTGTTGCGCACCGGCGGGCGGCTGGCGGACGTGGCGCCGACCGTGCTGTCCATGATGGGTATCTCCTGTCCGGAATCGATGTCGGGCACGGACCTGGCGGCTCCGAACGGTCTGGCCGGAAGCACGGAGCGGGCATGAAGCGCGACCTGGTCATAGGCGTGGACCTGGGTGGGACCAACGTCAACAGCGCCGTCGTGGATGAAGGCGGCCGCATATCCCACCGGGCATGGCAGTCCATATCGGGCAGCCGCACCGCCGGGGAGGTGATCGACCGCCTGGTGGCCTGCGTCGAGACGACCATGGATTCCTGCGGCAGGGACCGCGTGTCAGGCGTGGGCGTGGGCACGCCCGGGTTGATCCCCGAGGATTCGGGTACCGTGGTCTACGCGCCGAACGTGCCGGAATGGGTGGATCTCCCGCTCCAGTCGCTGCTCCACGAACGCCTGGGGCTTCCGGTGGCGATCGAGAACGACGCCAACGCGGCGGCCATCGGGGAGCACTGGGTCGGAGGTGCCGCCGGTTACGCCAATATCGTATGCATCACCCTCGGGACGGGCGTCGGCGGCGCGATCATCATGAACCATGAAGTCTGGCGCGGTTCCAACGGCGCGGGCGGCGAGATCGGCCATATGACCGTCGTGGAAAACGGCAGAATGTGCGGCTGCGGCGCGCCGGGGTGCCTGGAAGCCTATGCCTCGGCGACGGCCATCGCCGAACAGGCGCGGGAACTGCTGCGGGACGGGCGGACGAGCGTATTGACGGAACTGGCCGGCGGCGACTCCGGCCGCATCGATGCCGCCATGATCGCCGAGGCGGCCGACCGGGGCGATGAGACGGCGCGCGAGGTGATGCACCGGTCCGCCACGCTCCTGGGCACGGCCGTCTCCAGTCTC includes:
- a CDS encoding ROK family protein; its protein translation is MKRDLVIGVDLGGTNVNSAVVDEGGRISHRAWQSISGSRTAGEVIDRLVACVETTMDSCGRDRVSGVGVGTPGLIPEDSGTVVYAPNVPEWVDLPLQSLLHERLGLPVAIENDANAAAIGEHWVGGAAGYANIVCITLGTGVGGAIIMNHEVWRGSNGAGGEIGHMTVVENGRMCGCGAPGCLEAYASATAIAEQARELLRDGRTSVLTELAGGDSGRIDAAMIAEAADRGDETAREVMHRSATLLGTAVSSLTNLLNPELIVIGGGVIKAGDLIFGPIRAEVARRAYKWSASILEIGPARLGDDAGIIGAARHFMLTRTT